From Desulfosoma caldarium, the proteins below share one genomic window:
- a CDS encoding creatininase family protein, whose translation MEFFEKERQKIRTVIIPCGSVEEHGPHLPLGTDTLHAVALANAVARRMPVWSAPPLWYGLCRSSSEHPGTVSLRSRTLHALIQDVVKGFYHQGMRNALILSGHAGGTHMATLVDAGEELMHRFSDLRLAVCSVLDIGRKAWTHLQETPNDSHAGEVETSLMLHLHPQWVQGTADEAHPSFPDHILVRHKRSYWPSGVWGNPKAASAEKGRQLMEASVTALMVLIERLQTWSDPVA comes from the coding sequence ATGGAGTTTTTTGAAAAGGAACGGCAGAAGATTCGTACTGTCATTATTCCATGCGGTTCCGTGGAAGAACACGGGCCGCATCTTCCTCTGGGCACCGACACGCTTCATGCGGTGGCCCTCGCCAATGCCGTGGCCCGCCGCATGCCCGTCTGGTCGGCACCTCCATTGTGGTATGGATTGTGCCGAAGTTCTAGTGAACACCCGGGTACCGTGAGCCTTCGGTCACGCACGCTTCATGCCCTCATTCAGGATGTGGTGAAAGGCTTTTATCACCAAGGGATGAGAAATGCGCTCATCCTAAGCGGCCACGCGGGAGGAACCCACATGGCGACGCTGGTGGACGCCGGCGAAGAACTCATGCATCGGTTTTCGGACTTGCGCCTGGCCGTCTGTTCCGTGCTGGACATAGGCCGCAAAGCCTGGACACACCTTCAGGAGACCCCCAACGACTCTCACGCCGGTGAAGTGGAAACGTCTCTCATGCTCCATTTGCACCCTCAGTGGGTCCAGGGAACAGCGGACGAAGCCCATCCCAGCTTTCCCGATCATATTCTTGTGCGTCATAAGAGGTCCTATTGGCCCTCGGGGGTCTGGGGAAACCCCAAGGCGGCCTCCGCAGAAAAGGGTCGCCAGCTCATGGAAGCTTCCGTGACGGCCCTGATGGTCTTAATCGAACGGCTTCAAACATGGAGCGACCCCGTGGCATGA